The sequence TCCAATAGCACGCAAAGCAGAGTCCAGCGTGTGATCAATCACTCGGACGCGAACTGAATCGCCGTCTGCTTTTTCCACATAAGCCTTTAGCGCTTCATTAATCACTGACGAACACCTCAGTTAACGTTTTAATACCGCTCGCATCTTTTGTAGGAATGGATTCAACGACCATTTCCGGAGCCCCTCCCGGCAAGTGTTTGCCAGGGCCTAAAAAGTACTGGTTACCTTCCAACGGGCTTCTGGGCATACGGTCAACAATATTATCGACCTGCCTGACTTTAAAGCCGCCTTGTAATGAACCGTCTTCCAACCCAAAGGCACGCTCCAACGCCGCTGCTTGTTTTGTACTGATGGTTACTTTGGGGCTTCCTGAGAAGTCACCGATGACATCCGTCACGCCTTTTTTATCAGAGATAAAGCTACCACCCCTGCCGATGGTCGGGTATTTATCCCACGAAGTAGGACTGACGTTAAAGCCGGTATTGTCTTTGAGCATTTGCTCTTGCCGCTGACGGGCCAATAGGGTCCGCTCGGTAGCGCTCATGGGCCTACGCGCTAATCTCGGGCTTACGCCCAGCAGGGCCAAACCCGCCACCCCTTGCAGCAAGTCTCGATAACCTGGTCCTAGCCTGTCGCCCAGGTCTCCAAGAAGCGCCATACCTCCCAAAACCAAACCACCGACAACAACAACTTCGGCAAGAACAGCGAGCCCTGCCATAGCAGCCATGACTAGACCTGCGCCCGCTGCCAGCAGCCCTACAAGCTCCAGCCCAGAATGCATCCAGCCTTCGATATCGAGGACGAATGCCACCGAAACCGTCGGCCCACCGATAAATGTATTGGGGCTACCACTCTTGATATGAGCACCGCAGACCATTTTGCTATGCAAGCGGGCGGCCGGCTTGCCGTTGATGAACACCGTGGAGCTGCCTTCGGCAATCAATACCGGGAACGGCCACATCGGGTGATTCAACGGCAGGCCGGTGCAGGACGAGGCAATGTCCTCCCCTGCCCTCATCGCATTGAGGCCATTGATATAGACATTGAAACTGCCCATCAACAGCTTTCCCGTCGTGGGCTCGGGCAGGTTGAAGATCGTACTCAGGCCCTTGACGATCTGGAACATCGACAAACCGCCCGCCGCGATCGAACCCGCCATGATGACCACCGCCAAGCCGCCAGTGGCGACGGTAGCCGCGATGACGGCCGCACCAATAAACGCGCCTGCCACTGCACCCGCAATCATCGCGGCGACACCAAAGCCGTGCGCTATTTCATCACCTAAGCGTGCTGCGGCCTGCGCATCCATCGCGTGCTTCTACCTTCTTGGTCAACTCACACTGCCTGAGCATGCATGGAGTGGGTCGCATGAATCAGATACTGGATACCAGTGGTTTGAGCGTACCCATGACCATCTTCCAAGCCGTCTCGTGATGTACAAGGTCGTTAGGGGTAGTGGTCAACGTGGTGATCAGGACGGCCGGCTTACGTTCAATAAACACCTGACGCAACATCAGTTCGCGCCCCTCACGCTGCCAGGTGTAATCCAGCAAAGTAGCGGCATGGTCATGCAGCACCATGTCCCAACGCTGAATCAGCTTAAAGTCAGGCAATTGCTGCTCAGCACTTTTCACTTGTCTATCGACGTACTCCACAAAGGTAGCTTCGCCCTGAGTAGCATCACGACTGATGACAAAGCTCGCTTCCTTGGCGCCGCCAACAGCCGGCAGCTTAAAGATGTTGATACTCTGGTCCTGCCAGGCATCAGGAATGTCGAAGTCTGCTTCTTGAATTCTGTATAGGGCCACAGTGATCGCGTTCCATGGATGTGAGTGACTCGAGGAAGGGCAAATACTCGGGTAATACAAGATAACAATCAAGCAAGCCGAAGGAGATACCTGATTCACACGCCACAAAAAATGGGCACCCGACCCAGTCGGCGTGCCCATTTTTTATTCTGCGACGCCTCCCTTCGAGACGGTACTGCCTGTTACGGGTTGACGCTGTCTTTGAGCGACTTGCCCGGCTTGAACGCAACGGTGTTGCTCGCCTTGATTTTTACCGGCTCGCCGGTTTGTGGGTTCTTGCCGGTGCGGGCGCCGCGGTGGCGTTGCAGGAAGGTGCCGAAGCCAACCAGGGTGACGCTGTCCTTGCGATGCAGGGCGCCAGTGATTTCTTCGAGAACGGCGTTGAGTACGCGGTTGGCCTGTTCTTTGGTCAGGTCTGCTTTTTCAGCAATAGCGGCTGCGAGTTCTGGTTTACGCATAAATGAAGCCTCTTTGACGGTTTTTTGTTGTTATGTCCGTGCTGCTCTCTGGTGGAGCAGCGCCCAAGGCGCCGCAGGCTCTACTCTGCGGCAGACGGGAGTGAGGATGGCATGCCATCGGACACTGCGCCAGTCTCGTGGCGACCTTTCTACGCTCAAAACAGGGGTTATTCCGACAGAACGACCGGCATTTACGCCAGCAACGGCGGAAGTTCTTTGTTCAGGGCCAGTTTTTCCATAACGGCTGTGCCGGTCAGCGCATAACCCAGCAGGCGACCGCTGGCGTCGCGGCACAATGCCTTGATGTCGGTACCCTGCCCTTCGACGCTCCAGACCCCTTCGGTGCCCCGTGGTGGTGGCGAGACCACCAACGGGCAGACCGGGGTTTTCACGGTGACGGGCATCGGCCCGTAATTGACTGCCGTGGCGTTGCCCGCCAGGGTCTGGGCCAGGGCGCGAGCACAGCTCATCAGTGGCATGACGTACAACAAATTCAGGCCATCGACCTCGGCGCAGTCGCCCAGGGCGTAGATATTGGCGTGGGAGGTCTTGAGGTGGCGGTCGACCATGATCCCGCGGTTGGTCTGCAAGCCGGCGGCGGCGGCCAGGTCTACGCGAGGACGCAAGCCGATGGCCGAGACCACCAGGTCACACTGAATCACTTCGCCATCAGACAAGTGCGCTTCCAGGCCGTCAGCGGTGCGTTGCAGGCGATTGAGCACCGGCCCCAGGTGGAAACGCGCACCGAGGCTTTCCAGCCCAGCCTGGACCGCTGCAGCCGCTGCCGGGTGCAGCAGGGTCGGCATGACTTGCTCGCACGGTGCGACTAGGTCGATTTCGTAGCCGCCGAGGATCAGGTCATTGGCAAATTCACAGCCAATCAGCCCGGCGCCCAGCAGCAGGACCCGGCGTTTGCCGGCCGCTGCCGCACGAAAGCGGGCGTAGTCTTCCAGGTCATTGATCGGGAAAATCAGCTCCGAGGCGTCGCCCTGCACCGGCACGCGCACGGTTTCCGCGCCCCACGCGAGAATCAGGTCGCGATAGGCCACGGCTTCTTCACCGATCCACAGGCGCTTGTGGCCCGGGTCGATGCCGCTGATGCGCGTGTGGGTGCGCACCTCGGCCTTGAGTTGCTCGGCCATGGCGCCAGGTTCAGCCATGCTCAGGCCATCGGCTTCCTTGTTCTTGCCAAAACCGGTGGAGAGCATGGGCTTGGAGTAGGAGCGGCCGTCATCTGCGGTGATCAGCAACAGCGGGGTTTCGCTATCGAGTTTGCGAAACTCCCGGGCCAGGTTGTAACCGGCCAATCCAGTGCCGACGATCACGACAGGTGCGTTCATTCCTTTCTCCTAGTAGTACGTTTCTTAAAATCGCTTCTTTAATTCAAAGAATTAACCGATCTCGATCATTTCGAAATCCATTTTGCCGACGCCGCAGTCCGGGCACAGCCAGTCTTCCGGGACGTCCTGCCACAGGGTACCCGGAGCGATTCCGTCATCCGGCCAGCCGTCCTTCTCGTCATAGATCAGGCCACAGACTACACATTGCCACTTCTTCATTACTTGCTTCCTCAAGATCCAGGCTTTACTGGCCGACAGTCGATAGATCCAGCGTTGCCGTACGGCTCAGGGCGTTTTGTACTGATCGGGGCTCGCAGATGCAAGCATGATCGACGCCTGGAGCAGGTATGCCCCGGCAAAAGTCCGGGTCACCATGGTAAGCTCGCCACCTCTTTTGCTGCCAATAATGACCCACTGTGCCGCACTCAAACGCCGCCTCCGTTGCTTGCCGATGGCTGACCCAGAGCCTTCTGGCCCCCTTGCCCGCGCCGTTGACCCTCGACTGGCTGTTCGATGACGGCTCGCTGACACGGCGCCTGACGCGCCTGTCCAATGACGGCTTCAGCGTGACGCCGCTGGTGGAAGGCTGGCAGCCGCTGCGAGACGATGAATGTGCCGCCCTGGACTTGCTGCCGGCCAGCATTGGCTGGGTTCGCGAGGTGTATTTGCGCGGTCATGGCCAGGCTTGGGTGTTTGCCCGCAGCGTGGCGGCTCGCAGTGCGTTGCAGGGCGACGGCTTGCATATGGACGAGTTGGGCAGCCGCTCGTTGGGAGAACTACTGTTCTGCGACCAGGCGTTTGCACGCCGGGCCATCGAGGTTTGCCGTTACCCACGGGAGTGGCTGCCAACGGCCGTGCAAGCCGATGAACTGTGGGCGCGCCGTTCGCGGTTTGATCGCGGGCCGCTGAGCGTGCTGGTGGCTGAAGTTTTCCTGCCGAGCCTGTGGCACGCCGTGCACGAACATCCGGAGAATGGTTGATGTATCAGCGTCTGCTCAAATCCCTGAATCATCTGAATCCTAGGGCCTGGGACTTCATCCAGTTGACCCGCATGGACAAACCCATCGGTATTTATCTGCTGCTGTGGCCGACTCTCTGGGCACTGTGGATTGCCGGCAAGGGGTCGCCGTCCCTGGCCAACATCGTGATTTTTGTCTTGGGCGTAACGCTGACCCGCGCTGCCGGTTGCGTCATTAATGACTGGGCTGACCGCAAGGTCGACGGCCATGTGAAACGCACCGCGCAGCGCCCGTTGGCCAGCGGCAAGATCAGTTCAAAAGAAGCCTTGGTGTTCTTTGCGGTACTGATGCTGATCAGCTTCCTGCTGGTACTGCTGACCAACTCCATGACCATCTGGCTGTCGCTGGGCGGCCTGGCACTGGCGGTCAGCTATCCGTTCATGAAGCGCTACACCTACTACCCGCAGGTGGTATTGGGCGCAGCGTTTTCCTGGGGAATGCCGATGGCGTTCACCGCCGAAACCAGTAGCCTGCCGGCCACCGCCTGGCTGCTATACATCGCCAACCTGCTGTGGACGGTGGCCTACGACACCTACTACGCGATGACCGATCGTGACGATGACTTGAAAATCGGCGTGAAATCCACCGCGATTCTGTTCGGTGACGCTGACCGGGTAATCATCCTGGCCTTGCAGGGCTTGGCGCTGGTTTGCCTGCTGCTGGCGGGCACGCGGTTCGAGCTGGGAGGCTGGTTCCACCTTGGGTTGCTCGCAGCAGCCGGGTGTTTCGCCTGGGAGTTCTGGTATACGCGGGACAGAGATCGGATGAAGTGCTTCAAGGCGTTCTTGCACAACCACTGGGCAGGGTTGGCGATTTTTGTCGGGATTGTGGCGGACTACGGGTTTCGGTAAGGGGCCAGGGCCCCTTACCGCTGCTCGATTGAATCAGGGTTTGGCGACCTTCCACGCCCCGTCCATTTTGCCTTCGCCAGTCATGTCACCAGCCTTTTTGTCCATGATGAAGGTGTAGAGCGGTTTGCCACCGTAGGCCCATTGACCCTTTTGGTCGTCACGAGTGATCACCGTCCACTTGCCCATGGGCTTGTCGGTAGATTCAGCCATCAGTGGTGGCCAGTTCGTAGCGCACTTGTCGTTGCACATGGACTTGCCGTCAGCATCCTTGGCAAAGGTGTAGAGCGTCATGCCCTTGTGATCCACCAGCATCCCGTCCTTGGTCATCGCAGGATCCGCGGCAAATGCCAGGGTCGGCAGCGTCAGTGCGGCCGTTACCAGCAGGGCTTTCCAGGAAAAAGTACTGTGAGTCATCGGAACCTTCCTTTTGTGGTTGTCAGGATTCGGACCCAAAGCGTAGCCCAGGAAGGCGCCGATTGCCCAAGCCACTAAAATACTGTCACACGACTGCAATAATTCCGTTATCTAATGCGGCGCAAGACAGTTAAATGACAAGGGGACTTAGCATGGTTGGCAGGAGCATTCTGATCGTTGACGACGAAGCGCCTATTCGCGAAATGATCGCCGTTGCGTTGGAAATGGCCGGCTATGACTGCCTGGAGGCGGAAAACTCCCAGCAGGCCCATGCCATTATCGTCGACCGCAAGCCGGACCTGATCCTGCTGGACTGGATGCTACCCGGCACCTCCGGCATCGAACTGGCCCGTCGTCTCAAGCGCGATGAACTGACCGGGGACATCCCGATCATCATGCTTACCGCCAAGGGCGAAGAGGACAACAAGATCCAGGGCCTGGAAGTTGGCGCCGATGACTACATCACCAAGCCATTCTCCCCACGGGAGCTGGTAGCCCGCCTGAAAGCCGTACTGCGCCGTGCCGGACCGACTGATGGCGAAGCGCCTATCGAAGTCGGTGGCCTGCTGCTGGACCCTATCAGCCACCGCGTGACCATCGACGGCAAGCCCGCCGAGATGGGCCCCACCGAATATCGCTTGCTGCAGTTCTTCATGACTCACCAGGAACGTGCCTACACCCGTGGCCAGTTGCTCGACCAGGTCTGGGGCGGCAACGTGTATGTCGAAGAGCGTACCGTTGACGTGCATATCCGCCGCCTGCGCAAAGCCTTGGGCGATGCCTACGAGAATCTGGTACAAACCGTGCGCGGCACCGGTTATCGGTTTTCCACCAAAGGCTGAGCCAGCCCCTCCCTGCCCGAACAGCTGACAAGGACGCGTGTTTAAGTGAATCAAAACTGGCATGGCACCCTGATCCGCCACATGCTTCTGCTGATCACCGGCTGCCTGCTGGTGGGCCTGATCAGCGGTTACTACGGCTGGAGCCTGGCCATTGGCCTTGGCGTCTACCTGGGCTGGACCCTCAAGCAACTGCTGCGTTTGCATGAATGGCTACGCAAGCACCAACCCGACGAAGCGCCACCCGACGGCTACGGCCTGTGGGGCGAGGTGTTCGACAGCATCTATCACCTGCAACGCCGCGACCAACGGGTACGCGGACGTCTGCAAGCGGTGATCGACCGGGTCCAGGAGTCGACTGCCGCACTGAAAGACGCGGTGATCATGCTCGACAGCGATGGCAACCTGGAATGGTGGAACCGCGCCGCCGAAACCCTGCTGGGCCTCAAGACACCTCAGGACAGCGGCCAGCCCGTGACGAACCTGGTGCGCCATCCGCGCTTTAAGGAGTACTTCGAGCAGGACAACTTCGAAGAAGCCCTGGAAATCCCGTCGCCGACCAATGATCGGGTGCGCATTCAGCTGTACCTGACGCGCTATGGCAACAACGAGCATTTGATGTTGGTGCGCGACGTCACCCGCATCCATCAGTTGGAACAGATGCGCAAAGACTTTGTGGCTAACGTCTCTCACGAGTTGCGCACGCCGCTGACGGTGATTTGCGGGTACCTGGAGACGCTGTTGGACAACGTCGAAGAGGTGAATCCACGCTGGACCCGTGCCCTGCAGCAGATGCAGCAACAAGGTGGCCGCATGCAAACCCTGCTCAACGATCTGCTGTTGCTGGCCAAGCTGGAAGCCACCGATTACCCCTCGGACAATCAGCCCGTACCGGTGCAAAGCCTATTGCAGACCATCAAGAACGACGCCCAGGCCTTGTCCGGGCAACGCGAGCAAAGCATTTCCCTGGAGGCCGACCCATCGATTCTGCTCAAAGGCAGCGAGGGCGAATTGCGCAGCGCGTTTTCCAATTTGGTGTTCAACGCGGTGAAGTACACCCAGGACAAAGGCACCATCCGCATCCGCTGGTGGGCTGACGACCAGGGGGCGCACCTGAGTGTTCAGGATTCCGGCATCGGTATCGACAGCAAACACCTGCCACGCCTGACCGAGCGTTTCTACCGAGTGGACTCCAGCCGCAACTCCAACACCGGCGGTACCGGCCTGGGCCTGGCGATCGTCAAGCATGTGCTGCTTCGTCATCGTGCTCGCCTGGAAATCAGCAGTGTGCTGGGACATGGCAGTACCTTCACCTGCCATTTTCCGCCGGCGCAGATGACGCGCTCACGGGCGCTTGGCAGCGATGAGTAACTGAAACTGGCAACGATCCAATGTGAGAGCTGGCTTGCCTGCGATAGCGTCTGCACATTCAACAGCGTCAGTGCCTGACACTACGCGATCAAAGGCAAGCCAGCTCCCACACTGGATTTACGTGGCTCCAGGCTGCAGTTTCCAGGCCCCGCCCGGCAGCCGCTACTAGGCAAGCGCCCCATCAGCCGCTACATTGGCTGACTTACGCCTGCCCTTCAGGCCTACCTGCTAACCCTTTTTGAATACACGGAACCCGCAAAACCCCATCATGGACCCTTCCCCTGGTATCACCCTCGCGACACTCTTCGCCGATTTCGGCATGATTCTTTTTGCACTGATCCTGGTACTGCTCAACGGCTTCTTCGTTGCGGCGGAATTTGCCATGGTCAAACTGCGCGCCACCCGGGTCGAGAGCATCGCCCACAAGAACGGCTGGCGCGGGCAGATCCTGCGCACCGTGCACAGCCAGCTCGACGCCTACCTGTCGGCCTGCCAACTGGGTATCACCCTCGCCTCCCTGGGCCTGGGCTGGGTCGGTGAACCGGCCTTTGCGCACATCCTGGAGCCGCTGCTGGGCGCCATCGGCGTGCAATCGCCCGAAGTGATCAAGGGCGTGTCGTTCTTTGCCGCCTTCTTCGTGATTTCCTACCTGCACATCGTGGTCGGTGAACTGGCACCCAAATCCTGGGCCATTCGCAAACCCGAGCTGCTGTCGCTGTGGACTGCGGTGCCGCTGTACCTGTTCTACTGGGCGATGTATCCGGCGATCTACCTGCTCAACGCCAGCGCCAACGCCATTTTGCGTATCGCCGGCCAAGGCGAGCCTGGCCCACACCACGAACACCATTACAGCCGTGAAGAACTGAAACTGATCCTGCACTCCAGCCGTGGCCAGGACCCGAGCGACCAGGGCATGCGCGTGCTCGCCTCCGCCGTGGAAATGGGCGAGCTGGAAGTGGTGGACTGGGCCAACTCCCGGGAAGACCTGGTGACCCTGGACTTCAACGCCCCGCTCAAGGAAATCCTCGCACTGTTCCGCCGCCACAAATTCAGCCGCTACCCAGTGTATGACGCGGTGCGC is a genomic window of Pseudomonas sp. ADAK18 containing:
- a CDS encoding PAAR domain-containing protein, translating into MDAQAAARLGDEIAHGFGVAAMIAGAVAGAFIGAAVIAATVATGGLAVVIMAGSIAAGGLSMFQIVKGLSTIFNLPEPTTGKLLMGSFNVYINGLNAMRAGEDIASSCTGLPLNHPMWPFPVLIAEGSSTVFINGKPAARLHSKMVCGAHIKSGSPNTFIGGPTVSVAFVLDIEGWMHSGLELVGLLAAGAGLVMAAMAGLAVLAEVVVVGGLVLGGMALLGDLGDRLGPGYRDLLQGVAGLALLGVSPRLARRPMSATERTLLARQRQEQMLKDNTGFNVSPTSWDKYPTIGRGGSFISDKKGVTDVIGDFSGSPKVTISTKQAAALERAFGLEDGSLQGGFKVRQVDNIVDRMPRSPLEGNQYFLGPGKHLPGGAPEMVVESIPTKDASGIKTLTEVFVSD
- a CDS encoding DcrB-related protein yields the protein MALYRIQEADFDIPDAWQDQSINIFKLPAVGGAKEASFVISRDATQGEATFVEYVDRQVKSAEQQLPDFKLIQRWDMVLHDHAATLLDYTWQREGRELMLRQVFIERKPAVLITTLTTTPNDLVHHETAWKMVMGTLKPLVSSI
- a CDS encoding HU family DNA-binding protein produces the protein MRKPELAAAIAEKADLTKEQANRVLNAVLEEITGALHRKDSVTLVGFGTFLQRHRGARTGKNPQTGEPVKIKASNTVAFKPGKSLKDSVNP
- a CDS encoding NAD(P)/FAD-dependent oxidoreductase, with protein sequence MNAPVVIVGTGLAGYNLAREFRKLDSETPLLLITADDGRSYSKPMLSTGFGKNKEADGLSMAEPGAMAEQLKAEVRTHTRISGIDPGHKRLWIGEEAVAYRDLILAWGAETVRVPVQGDASELIFPINDLEDYARFRAAAAGKRRVLLLGAGLIGCEFANDLILGGYEIDLVAPCEQVMPTLLHPAAAAAVQAGLESLGARFHLGPVLNRLQRTADGLEAHLSDGEVIQCDLVVSAIGLRPRVDLAAAAGLQTNRGIMVDRHLKTSHANIYALGDCAEVDGLNLLYVMPLMSCARALAQTLAGNATAVNYGPMPVTVKTPVCPLVVSPPPRGTEGVWSVEGQGTDIKALCRDASGRLLGYALTGTAVMEKLALNKELPPLLA
- a CDS encoding rubredoxin, which encodes MKKWQCVVCGLIYDEKDGWPDDGIAPGTLWQDVPEDWLCPDCGVGKMDFEMIEIG
- a CDS encoding chorismate lyase, with translation MPHSNAASVACRWLTQSLLAPLPAPLTLDWLFDDGSLTRRLTRLSNDGFSVTPLVEGWQPLRDDECAALDLLPASIGWVREVYLRGHGQAWVFARSVAARSALQGDGLHMDELGSRSLGELLFCDQAFARRAIEVCRYPREWLPTAVQADELWARRSRFDRGPLSVLVAEVFLPSLWHAVHEHPENG
- the ubiA gene encoding 4-hydroxybenzoate octaprenyltransferase; translation: MYQRLLKSLNHLNPRAWDFIQLTRMDKPIGIYLLLWPTLWALWIAGKGSPSLANIVIFVLGVTLTRAAGCVINDWADRKVDGHVKRTAQRPLASGKISSKEALVFFAVLMLISFLLVLLTNSMTIWLSLGGLALAVSYPFMKRYTYYPQVVLGAAFSWGMPMAFTAETSSLPATAWLLYIANLLWTVAYDTYYAMTDRDDDLKIGVKSTAILFGDADRVIILALQGLALVCLLLAGTRFELGGWFHLGLLAAAGCFAWEFWYTRDRDRMKCFKAFLHNHWAGLAIFVGIVADYGFR
- the phoB gene encoding phosphate regulon transcriptional regulator PhoB, whose protein sequence is MVGRSILIVDDEAPIREMIAVALEMAGYDCLEAENSQQAHAIIVDRKPDLILLDWMLPGTSGIELARRLKRDELTGDIPIIMLTAKGEEDNKIQGLEVGADDYITKPFSPRELVARLKAVLRRAGPTDGEAPIEVGGLLLDPISHRVTIDGKPAEMGPTEYRLLQFFMTHQERAYTRGQLLDQVWGGNVYVEERTVDVHIRRLRKALGDAYENLVQTVRGTGYRFSTKG
- the phoR gene encoding phosphate regulon sensor histidine kinase PhoR, giving the protein MLLLITGCLLVGLISGYYGWSLAIGLGVYLGWTLKQLLRLHEWLRKHQPDEAPPDGYGLWGEVFDSIYHLQRRDQRVRGRLQAVIDRVQESTAALKDAVIMLDSDGNLEWWNRAAETLLGLKTPQDSGQPVTNLVRHPRFKEYFEQDNFEEALEIPSPTNDRVRIQLYLTRYGNNEHLMLVRDVTRIHQLEQMRKDFVANVSHELRTPLTVICGYLETLLDNVEEVNPRWTRALQQMQQQGGRMQTLLNDLLLLAKLEATDYPSDNQPVPVQSLLQTIKNDAQALSGQREQSISLEADPSILLKGSEGELRSAFSNLVFNAVKYTQDKGTIRIRWWADDQGAHLSVQDSGIGIDSKHLPRLTERFYRVDSSRNSNTGGTGLGLAIVKHVLLRHRARLEISSVLGHGSTFTCHFPPAQMTRSRALGSDE
- a CDS encoding hemolysin family protein, producing the protein MDPSPGITLATLFADFGMILFALILVLLNGFFVAAEFAMVKLRATRVESIAHKNGWRGQILRTVHSQLDAYLSACQLGITLASLGLGWVGEPAFAHILEPLLGAIGVQSPEVIKGVSFFAAFFVISYLHIVVGELAPKSWAIRKPELLSLWTAVPLYLFYWAMYPAIYLLNASANAILRIAGQGEPGPHHEHHYSREELKLILHSSRGQDPSDQGMRVLASAVEMGELEVVDWANSREDLVTLDFNAPLKEILALFRRHKFSRYPVYDAVRNEFVGLLHIKDLLLELAALDHIPESFNLAELTRPLERVSRHMPLSQLLEQFRKGGAHFALVEEADGKVIGYLTMEDVLEVLVGDIQDEHRKAERGILAYQPGKLLVRGDTPLFKVERLLGIDLDHIEAETLAGLIYETLKRVPEEEEVLEVEGLRIIIKKMKGPKIVLAKVMMLD